One Frankia alni ACN14a DNA window includes the following coding sequences:
- a CDS encoding DUF5317 domain-containing protein produces MLVLLVLTLVCGLGVGLARGGTLGALARVHVLRPWLFAAVVLVLAVGGLVPALHSPAWIVAAVLAALFAGMNNRLPGLGLLVTGIIANAAVITANGGQMPVSLWGADRAGVPIDDILTSAFHTPAGDGTSLRLLSDIIPLPFPGAPAVVSIGDVAMAAALGLFGAVTPVRAWRTLRARRQAALAGATLAGYGDAAELIGSDDRFGPDGRFGRDERLADDDQPGPDRHSDEPSHQGEPGRRGRPGDDDRADWEEPDARPYADDVLADDSPSGAAVVSGDGAVGNVRLVGQAGGGRGTEGDAGGESEGPAGRSVTTRRPGLAR; encoded by the coding sequence GTGCTCGTACTTCTCGTGCTGACCCTGGTGTGCGGGCTGGGCGTCGGCCTGGCCCGTGGCGGAACCCTCGGCGCCCTTGCCCGCGTCCACGTCCTGCGTCCGTGGTTGTTCGCCGCGGTGGTCCTGGTACTGGCGGTGGGCGGGCTCGTCCCGGCGCTGCACAGCCCCGCCTGGATCGTGGCGGCGGTGCTTGCCGCGTTGTTCGCCGGCATGAACAACCGGCTGCCCGGGCTCGGCCTGCTGGTGACCGGCATCATCGCCAACGCCGCCGTCATCACGGCGAACGGCGGGCAGATGCCGGTGTCGTTGTGGGGCGCGGACCGGGCCGGCGTCCCGATCGACGACATCCTCACCTCGGCCTTTCACACTCCCGCCGGGGACGGCACGAGCCTGCGCCTGCTCAGCGACATCATTCCGCTGCCCTTCCCGGGGGCGCCGGCGGTGGTGAGCATCGGCGACGTGGCGATGGCCGCGGCGCTCGGGCTGTTCGGCGCCGTGACTCCGGTGCGGGCCTGGCGCACACTGCGAGCCCGGCGTCAGGCGGCGCTGGCCGGCGCGACGCTGGCGGGGTACGGCGACGCGGCCGAGCTGATCGGCTCCGACGACCGCTTCGGTCCGGACGGCCGCTTCGGCCGCGACGAGCGCCTCGCCGACGACGACCAGCCAGGTCCCGATCGTCACAGCGACGAGCCCAGTCACCAGGGCGAGCCAGGTCGCCGTGGCCGACCCGGTGACGACGACCGCGCCGACTGGGAGGAGCCCGACGCTCGTCCCTACGCGGACGACGTGCTCGCCGACGACTCACCCAGCGGCGCCGCGGTGGTCTCCGGGGACGGTGCCGTCGGGAACGTCCGCCTGGTCGGGCAGGCCGGCGGCGGGCGTGGTACGGAGGGCGACGCGGGCGGCGAGAGTGAGGGCCCCGCGGGCAGGTCGGTCACCACCCGCCGGCCCGGGCTGGCACGATGA
- a CDS encoding 50S ribosomal protein bL37 — MAKKKRKRRARAKSKANHGKRPNT, encoded by the coding sequence ATGGCGAAGAAGAAGCGCAAGCGGCGCGCGCGGGCCAAGAGCAAGGCCAACCACGGCAAGCGCCCGAACACCTGA
- a CDS encoding NAD-dependent epimerase/dehydratase family protein: protein MRILVTGAAGFIGSTVTDRLLADGHSVVGVDDLSAGRLANLTAAAADPRFSFEQLDVTSPELHALADRVRPDVVAHLAAQIDVRVSVADPLRDARQNVLGTINVLEAGRLAGASKVIHTSSGGSIYGSPARLPVDETAPVAPESPYAAGKAAGELYLNVYRATHGLASTALALANVYGPRQDPHGEAGVVAIFGTAMLAGRQAKIFGDGTASRDYVFVGDVAEAFVRVLPVDAAAGARLNIGTGVETSVRDLHSRIAAIVGVPDTPLRAPARPGELARIALAVHLAERLVGWRPRVDLDEGLARTVAWLRRQTVAAA from the coding sequence GCCGGCTTCATCGGTTCCACCGTCACCGACCGGCTGCTGGCCGACGGTCACAGCGTCGTCGGCGTCGACGACCTGTCCGCCGGCCGCCTGGCCAACCTCACCGCGGCGGCGGCCGACCCGCGCTTTTCCTTCGAGCAGCTCGACGTCACCTCGCCCGAGCTGCACGCCCTCGCCGACCGGGTGCGGCCCGACGTGGTCGCCCACCTGGCGGCCCAGATCGACGTCCGGGTCAGCGTCGCCGACCCGCTGCGCGACGCCAGGCAGAACGTGCTCGGCACGATCAACGTTCTCGAGGCCGGCCGGCTCGCCGGCGCGTCCAAGGTCATCCACACCTCGTCCGGCGGGTCGATCTACGGTTCGCCCGCGCGGCTGCCGGTGGACGAGACCGCGCCGGTGGCGCCCGAGTCCCCGTACGCGGCCGGCAAGGCCGCCGGCGAGCTGTACCTGAACGTCTACCGGGCCACCCACGGCCTGGCCTCGACGGCCCTGGCGCTGGCCAACGTCTACGGGCCGCGGCAGGACCCGCACGGAGAGGCGGGCGTCGTCGCCATCTTCGGGACGGCCATGCTGGCCGGGCGGCAGGCGAAGATCTTCGGCGACGGCACCGCGAGCCGGGACTACGTGTTCGTCGGCGACGTGGCCGAGGCGTTCGTCCGGGTGCTGCCGGTGGACGCCGCCGCCGGCGCCCGGCTCAACATCGGCACCGGCGTCGAGACCAGCGTCCGGGACCTGCACAGCCGGATCGCCGCGATCGTCGGCGTGCCCGACACCCCCCTGCGGGCTCCGGCGCGTCCCGGCGAGCTGGCCCGCATCGCCCTGGCCGTGCACCTGGCCGAGCGGCTGGTGGGCTGGCGACCCAGGGTCGACCTCGACGAGGGTCTGGCGCGGACCGTCGCCTGGCTGCGCCGGCAGACCGTCGCCGCGGCCTGA